A genomic segment from Phormidium ambiguum IAM M-71 encodes:
- a CDS encoding DNA-binding protein: MPTYKSYYSYLIKSLKDPVEAAAYLDAVLEDGDLEHILLALKNVAEAQRNLINAANEPDVDWENCYQLLAQGETPTLQAIATLLNKLGLKLSVTVKQEQAV; this comes from the coding sequence ATGCCAACCTATAAGAGCTACTATTCCTATCTGATCAAATCCCTCAAAGATCCGGTAGAGGCGGCTGCTTATCTGGATGCAGTTTTAGAGGATGGCGATCTGGAACATATCCTATTAGCATTGAAAAATGTGGCAGAAGCCCAAAGAAATCTGATTAACGCTGCAAACGAACCTGATGTTGATTGGGAGAATTGTTATCAATTGCTTGCTCAGGGAGAAACACCAACGTTGCAAGCGATCGCTACGCTACTTAACAAATTAGGCTTAAAGCTATCCGTAACAGTTAAACAAGAGCAAGCTGTATGA